The nucleotide sequence TCTCCATCTGAGAGTCTGGATAATATGCATCACAGACAAGGAGTAGGGAACCAGTGGCCTTTTgggtgttgctgggctacaacccccgttatctctgaccattggccatgctggctagggctgatgagagtttgaGTCTATCTAGAAAGTCACCCAGAGTGGGTCATTCTGGGCTAATATCTTGacctgatataaggcagcttcatatatcCTATGTATGTCATATGACTCTTCATTCTTCCTTCCAGATTCTGACCAGGAAAGCGTGCATATCCATCCCTCTTCTATTTTGATAGATACCTTCAAGAGATGTAAATTGAGACACAGTCTAAGAATAATGAGGTTACTAGGACTCTTCCAGCCCTTTTCTGGCCTGACCTATAAAACCACATGTGGTGATTAATGCATCGTACAACTTAATACAGCCTAATGATTTGtctgaaaggaggaagaagagagggaagaaaagggagaggcCGAAACTAGGCAAAACTGACTTGGTAGAACATAAACAGTGTatgaagagcccttctggattcAACTAAACTTCCATCTGATGCAGCATCCCGCTTCCAATTGTAGCCAACTAGATGGTTCCATGAGGTCTtcaaaagcaggacatgaaggcaacaaCCCTACTCTGTTACATGTTCCCAAAATCTTTTATCCAGCTATCTACTGCCTTTGAACATGGATGTTCCAAttagctatcatggctaataaCTGTCTAATAGACATGTCCTCCAGAAATCTGTCACACCACAACATTGTTAACAAGGAGTCTTAGTTTGATATTTCTGCTGCAAGTTGCAGATCTGAGGGTCCTTCCAGCAGAGAATGAATTTGCTCAGATTTGGGAATATATTTAGACTTCAGTCTTTCTGTAAATATGCAGCCAGAGGTGTTGTCTGATTCCTAGCATCTTTTCACAGCCATGATGCAGGGGCCTCTTGTGAAAGGTGGTGAATGAAGGCATCTGGACAAGCTCTTCAAGGAATCAGACCTAACCACTTCTTCCAGAGTACCTGGAGCAGCAGCTGCCATGTGAGTCTGCAAAATGATACTTCCCAATCACACCACCATGAATTCCACAGTCAGTACAATAGGTTGGGGGCAAGTGCCAACCGCAATTGTTCTCACAGTCCTCATTATTGGGACTGTGTTTGGAAATGTGATGGTGTGTCTAGCTGTCTATTTCAACCGGCGGCTCCGCAACCTGACAAACTGCTTCATTGTCTCCTTGGCCTTCACAGACTTGCTGCTAGGCCTCATGGTGCTACCCTTTTCAGCCATCTATGAGGTCTACTCCCATGAGTGGAAATACAGTGTCACCTTGTGCAATATCTACATCAGCTTGGATGTCATGCTATGCACAGCATCCATCCTCAACCTCTTCATGATTAGCCTTGATCGCTACTATGCTATcacagcacctctccgctacaacACTATGGTCACTCCTAAGCGAGTGGCTGTGGCTATGTTCCTTATCTGGGTGGTGTCACTGATGGTCTCGTTCCTACCGATCCACTTGGCCTGGAACACCAATGGCAGCACTGtccagaacacacacaaaactgaCGGGAAGCAGGAGTGCAAGCTGGAGGTCAATACTGGGTATGTTCTGGTGGATGGTTTGCTTACGTTCTACCTCCCTCTGCTTGTCATGTGCATCACATACTACCGGATATTCAAAATAGCCAGGGAACAAGCAAAGAGGATCAACCACACCAACAGTTGCACAACCATCAGAAATGCATTACCCACTGTGAAGGAACACAAAGCCACTGTGACTCTTGCAGCTGTGATGGGAGCCTTCATTATATGCTGGTTTCCTTATTTTACAGTGTTCACATATCGGGGCGTGACGGGTGAAGCGTACAAAAGCCTGATGACCATTGTCATGTGGCTTGGTTACGCCAACTCAGCACTGAATCCAGTTTTATATGCTGCACTGAATAGGGACTTCCGGACAGCTTATCAGCGGTTACTCAGGTGTCGGAGAGTGGGACCAGATGCCAGAGAGGTGCCTCTAACACATGAAATGAGAAATAAGacttgcaataaggaaagtaaaCTTCTACAGCTGCATGCAATGAATGGAAAGAACCCTGTTGTCCAAGATGGCACAGACAGGTAAGCTTTCTCTTACCTTTGAGGGGGAATTGTTGTTGAGAGGGTTTTGGTGGTAGAAAAAGGGGTTGGAACAGGCACTGTTTAGAGTCAGGATGcatgcaaaatatatttaaagttgCATTTGGTGCTCTGTGGGGCATGCATCCACTGGCAGACTTGTTGAGAGCGATGAAATAAGTCTGTTTTTTCCTAACTCCAGCCCTGATTAGTCTCACCAAGGTACTGAACAACTTTTAAATGTTGTGATTTTTCCCCTGCCAGGAAGCACAGAGAGAGATTGCCTCTGCCTAGGTAATTTAACTTTGGATATATTCTGTCAAACAGAGGGAACTGTCAGAGATATGCTAAGCACACAAACACCTACACTACtaaatatattgttgcatgccaccccaatcttcgagcggtgtgagattccaggggttccaggcacttacccagggtcctGTTTCCTTGGAACatgggacagcagagactgtggtgttcatgatttatggtttatttatacatatatgcaaCTTGAGCATTAACATTCCCAAAGGATCTggtttctcccatagtcacaggcttggattcaaacagacatcagATACTTCTCTCAAACATTGCTCGACTCTCTTTTTCTAACTACCAGTCACTTCAGGGCAGGGCCCCCACCCATTTGTTATCTCACACAGATCCACTTCCTTGGTTCCCTTAATGGCCAATCACCCAAGCTATCACCTCAACAGGAAgttagcctggcttatattttaacactggCTCCGGGAGTCTTTGCGCACAGTCtacttgcccccaccccaaactcatagCAACATAAATATACataagagaaataaaatattttttaaaatcctgctaggTGCATTGACAGAAAATGCTGAGGAACTAATAAGATGTATCCGTACTAAATGAAACAACAGTCACTTGGGTTTGAAAGTGACTGGCGAAGGGGGAGGTAGACTCCTGCACTGCTGAACACTCCTTTTTGCAACTTTGGCAGTCACTGCATTTCAGATCCACACATGTTGTGCTTGCATGTGGCTTGAGTGGCAGCCAAGTTCATTAATCAGTACAAGCTCCCACTATATCTGCTGATTAAATTCTAGTCTGGGCTCTTCCTTTTCAATAACATGCAAGATAATACAACTATTATCTTAGTTATTAAGAGTTAGTATATGGGAAAGACAGGTCTCTGCAGTACTGGCTGCAGggggattgggggagggggttgccttACTCTGTGCAAAGATACCCAGGCTATGTCTCTTGTATTTAATGGCCCACTCCTAGATTACTCCAGCATGGCAGGAATACATGGtgagaacataataagagcctggctggatcagactaaagacCCATGCAGTCTACCCCCCTGTTtcccagattcctgtgggaagtcTGCAGCATGGGGTGCAAAGTTCTCCCAGGAATTACAATACTGCCATGGCAATCCCTTCCACATGATCTAGGATCGTGATATTATTGGGAAGCAATCACACTTCAGAAGCATCCACACTGCTGAGGTAACATAGGGATGGGCCCTAAAGTATATAATTCTTCATTATAACTGTCTAATGAGAAGCAACTGCTCTACATTAAGCCAGGTTTCTCTTTCGCAATCAGCCACTATTTCTACATGAAATAGTCTCCAATAGCTTTGTTTAGTCTCTGATAGCCATTTATTTTCATCATTTCGGAAGCAATGCAGAGCATTGTGTgccttgattgttgttgttgttgttgttgttcatcatACAAAAACATAGACAGAGATTAAATTGGAAAGGTACCAATGTATCTCAAAATCAGAGCCTCCTGTCATTAACATTTGGTACGTTCAGTTCTACATCGATTCGGTTGTGCCGTGGAATGAATAAAGAACATCCCTAGTTCACTAGTTTGGGGGAGGGGTTGTTCTTCTGAAGAGACTAGAAAGTGTGATGTGCACATACAGTAGCTAAGTGGATGTTTGAGATAAGCAGTAACAAATTTGCGAAGGTTCCCAATGTAAGATGCAGAAAGAAGAAGCAGGGTAATCAGTGTCAGAAGAACTTAGGTAGCTCTGATTACCCTGGTTTTAAGGATTTACACTCCTAAAGGCCAAAGAAAATAGGAGTGTGGGTATGCAGTATAATTTCATTGTTTCCTATAAGCAATTCTGACTTTCACCTCCTTCCAAAGCTTTGATCTGATCCCATGGCTGCA is from Lacerta agilis isolate rLacAgi1 chromosome 2, rLacAgi1.pri, whole genome shotgun sequence and encodes:
- the HRH2 gene encoding histamine H2 receptor, encoding MILPNHTTMNSTVSTIGWGQVPTAIVLTVLIIGTVFGNVMVCLAVYFNRRLRNLTNCFIVSLAFTDLLLGLMVLPFSAIYEVYSHEWKYSVTLCNIYISLDVMLCTASILNLFMISLDRYYAITAPLRYNTMVTPKRVAVAMFLIWVVSLMVSFLPIHLAWNTNGSTVQNTHKTDGKQECKLEVNTGYVLVDGLLTFYLPLLVMCITYYRIFKIAREQAKRINHTNSCTTIRNALPTVKEHKATVTLAAVMGAFIICWFPYFTVFTYRGVTGEAYKSLMTIVMWLGYANSALNPVLYAALNRDFRTAYQRLLRCRRVGPDAREVPLTHEMRNKTCNKESKLLQLHAMNGKNPVVQDGTDRNLNPPCDKSPCPILPCCQSLCLAKVLPKRDVWSPMFDEPVANARKTRQPSAPHTVIYCVFT